A region of Rhizorhabdus wittichii RW1 DNA encodes the following proteins:
- a CDS encoding flagellar hook capping protein (PFAM: flagellar hook capping protein), which yields MTISTGSSYLDSLNGAKNSSTTTTKKSNESLSQNDFLKLLTTQMQTQDPFNPVDNTQMVAQMAQFSQTTGIAEMNQSLKSMVQSLQQSRVADAANWIGKAALLPSKAASALADGSFAGNVTLPDAASRVDISLVDGSGTVVYTGSATNVPAGDVPFYWDGKDQDGNPVAGPLTIVASAKDSQAQAMAGITTSSWATVASVSSPASGSTKIVTPLGNFDPADALQLS from the coding sequence ATGACGATATCCACCGGTAGCAGCTATCTCGACAGCCTGAACGGCGCGAAGAACAGCTCGACCACCACGACCAAGAAGAGCAACGAGTCGCTCAGCCAGAACGACTTCCTGAAGCTGCTGACCACGCAGATGCAGACGCAGGACCCGTTCAACCCGGTCGACAACACGCAGATGGTCGCCCAGATGGCGCAATTCTCGCAGACGACCGGCATCGCCGAGATGAACCAGTCGCTCAAGTCGATGGTCCAGAGCCTCCAGCAGTCGCGCGTCGCCGACGCCGCCAACTGGATCGGCAAGGCGGCGCTGCTGCCGTCCAAGGCCGCCAGCGCGCTGGCCGACGGTTCCTTCGCCGGCAACGTCACCCTGCCGGACGCCGCCTCGCGGGTCGACATCAGCCTGGTCGATGGCAGCGGCACCGTCGTCTACACCGGCAGCGCCACCAACGTGCCGGCCGGCGACGTCCCCTTCTACTGGGACGGCAAGGACCAGGACGGCAATCCCGTCGCCGGTCCGCTGACCATCGTCGCCTCCGCCAAGGACAGCCAGGCGCAGGCGATGGCCGGCATCACCACGTCGAGCTGGGCCACCGTCGCGAGCGTCAGCTCGCCGGCCAGCGG
- a CDS encoding flagellar basal-body rod protein FlgC (TIGRFAM: flagellar basal-body rod protein FlgC~PFAM: flagellar basal body rod protein; protein of unknown function DUF1078 domain protein), whose translation MAGNLSVFDIAGRAMSAQMVRLNTSASNLANAGSVAGSKAEAFRAIKPVFSSVTDAPGVATVKVDQVVASNIEPTKRYDPNHPKADKDGNVWEAGVDQAQELVEMMETARQYQNNVSVMQTAKTLTLDTLRLGK comes from the coding sequence ATGGCGGGCAATCTCTCCGTCTTCGACATCGCGGGCCGCGCCATGTCGGCGCAGATGGTCCGGCTCAACACCTCGGCCTCGAACCTCGCCAATGCGGGGTCGGTCGCGGGCAGCAAGGCCGAGGCGTTCCGCGCGATCAAGCCGGTCTTCTCCTCGGTCACCGACGCCCCCGGCGTCGCGACGGTCAAGGTCGACCAGGTTGTCGCCTCCAACATCGAGCCGACCAAGCGCTACGACCCCAACCATCCCAAGGCCGACAAGGACGGCAATGTCTGGGAAGCGGGCGTCGACCAGGCGCAGGAGCTGGTCGAGATGATGGAGACCGCGCGCCAGTACCAGAACAACGTCTCGGTCATGCAGACCGCCAAGACGCTCACCCTCGACACGCTGAGGCTCGGCAAATGA
- a CDS encoding flagellar basal-body rod protein FlgB (TIGRFAM: flagellar basal-body rod protein FlgB~PFAM: flagellar basal body rod protein) has product MADPLFGIHGKALELRSQRLSMLASNIANAATPNYKARDIDFQKALSDATDGMSAAQAADAHIGYRVPLETSLDGNTVELSTEQNQFAENALRYKTTLSFLEGRIGTVMQALKGE; this is encoded by the coding sequence ATGGCTGATCCGCTTTTCGGGATCCACGGCAAGGCACTGGAGCTGCGGTCGCAGCGCCTGTCGATGCTGGCGTCCAACATCGCGAATGCCGCCACGCCCAACTACAAGGCGCGCGACATCGATTTCCAGAAGGCGCTGTCCGACGCGACCGACGGCATGTCGGCCGCGCAGGCCGCCGACGCCCATATCGGCTACCGCGTCCCGCTCGAAACCTCGCTCGACGGCAACACCGTCGAGCTGTCGACCGAGCAGAACCAGTTCGCCGAGAACGCCCTGCGCTACAAGACCACGCTGTCCTTCCTCGAAGGACGGATCGGCACGGTCATGCAGGCGCTGAAGGGAGAATAA
- a CDS encoding MotA/TolQ/ExbB proton channel (PFAM: MotA/TolQ/ExbB proton channel), producing MVLLEQIARYIDPVAIGIVFGGTLLTTAFRATRADIGRALASLSLLGRADPQADAAAARVSVSRIRELAEVRSLACVDRVETAQRFLLRAARELSDARTSADFVRWASADIEARRQRHQGVIGVWRAIAETAPAMGMIGTIIGLVQMFAHMEDPAAIGPAMAVAMLTTLYGVILSSAVAGPIAGRLETLSDAELAWQTTACRQLELLAREELDSLPPAIVRPNLRTVL from the coding sequence ATGGTCCTGCTCGAACAGATCGCCCGATATATCGACCCGGTGGCGATCGGGATCGTGTTCGGCGGGACGCTCCTTACCACCGCCTTCCGGGCGACCCGCGCCGATATCGGCCGCGCCCTTGCCTCGCTGTCGCTGCTCGGCCGGGCCGATCCGCAGGCCGATGCCGCCGCCGCCCGCGTCTCGGTGAGCCGCATCCGCGAGCTGGCCGAGGTCCGCAGCCTCGCCTGCGTCGACCGGGTCGAGACCGCCCAGCGCTTCCTGCTGCGCGCCGCGCGCGAACTGTCCGACGCCCGCACCTCGGCCGACTTCGTCCGCTGGGCGAGCGCCGACATCGAGGCGCGCCGCCAGCGCCACCAGGGCGTGATCGGCGTGTGGCGCGCGATCGCCGAGACCGCGCCGGCGATGGGCATGATCGGCACGATCATCGGGCTGGTCCAGATGTTCGCGCATATGGAGGACCCGGCGGCGATCGGCCCGGCGATGGCGGTGGCGATGCTCACCACCCTCTATGGCGTGATCTTGTCCTCGGCGGTGGCCGGGCCGATCGCGGGCCGGCTGGAGACCCTCTCCGATGCCGAACTCGCCTGGCAGACCACGGCGTGCCGGCAGCTCGAGCTCCTCGCGCGCGAAGAGCTGGACAGCCTGCCCCCGGCGATCGTCCGCCCGAACCTGAGGACCGTGCTGTGA
- a CDS encoding putative anti-sigma-28 factor, FlgM, with protein sequence MVMINGVGQASPTRIGQVKDETVKPLASPAPVESTGSAPIAAPSLVAALAEAGPPVNSEKIAAIRQAIASGQYPIDAKAIAAKMIALDLPGTSK encoded by the coding sequence ATGGTCATGATCAATGGGGTAGGACAAGCCAGCCCGACCCGCATCGGTCAGGTGAAGGACGAGACGGTGAAGCCGCTGGCGTCGCCGGCCCCGGTGGAGTCCACCGGGAGCGCGCCGATCGCGGCGCCCTCGCTCGTCGCCGCGCTCGCGGAAGCCGGGCCTCCGGTCAACAGCGAGAAGATCGCGGCGATCCGGCAGGCGATCGCGTCCGGCCAATATCCGATCGACGCCAAGGCGATCGCCGCGAAGATGATCGCGCTCGACCTGCCCGGCACGTCCAAGTGA
- a CDS encoding protein of unknown function DUF6, transmembrane (PFAM: protein of unknown function DUF6, transmembrane), whose amino-acid sequence MTTDRRRTPLYSYATLAAVMLFWSGNFIVGRAVQGAIPPFTLALVRWSGAALVLAPFAWRHLRVDRALLAAQWRIVLLLGLVGIAAFNGFVYAGLQYTTATNGLLLQAAIPALVLLFDRMLFGQRATWAQMAAVLLSIAGVILIVLRGDPFAILSIGLNIGDLLVLGGVIGWAAYTSLLRLRPASHPLSFLFVAFLIGIATMAPLAMLEWARGARVVMGWGTVGAFAYVALLPSLAAYMLYNAAVHDLGAGPAGQTITLMPLFGALLAAGLLGETLHAYHLTGMVLILGGILIGAWMRPGPARGQRSGRP is encoded by the coding sequence ATGACGACCGACCGGCGGCGCACGCCGCTCTATTCCTATGCGACGCTGGCGGCGGTGATGCTGTTCTGGTCGGGCAACTTCATCGTCGGCCGGGCGGTGCAGGGGGCGATCCCGCCCTTCACCCTGGCGCTGGTCCGCTGGAGCGGGGCGGCGCTGGTGCTGGCGCCCTTCGCCTGGCGGCACCTGCGCGTCGACCGCGCGCTGCTCGCGGCGCAGTGGAGGATCGTGCTGCTGCTCGGCCTGGTCGGCATCGCGGCCTTCAACGGCTTCGTCTATGCCGGACTGCAATATACCACCGCCACCAACGGCCTGCTGCTCCAGGCGGCGATCCCGGCGCTGGTGCTGCTGTTCGACCGGATGCTGTTCGGCCAGCGCGCGACATGGGCGCAGATGGCGGCGGTGCTGCTGTCGATCGCCGGGGTGATCCTGATCGTGCTGCGCGGCGATCCCTTCGCGATCCTGTCGATCGGGCTCAACATCGGCGATCTGCTGGTGCTGGGCGGGGTGATCGGCTGGGCCGCCTATACCAGCCTGCTGCGGCTGCGGCCGGCCAGCCATCCGCTCAGCTTCCTGTTCGTCGCCTTCCTGATCGGTATCGCGACGATGGCGCCGCTGGCGATGCTCGAATGGGCGCGCGGCGCGCGGGTCGTGATGGGCTGGGGGACGGTCGGCGCCTTCGCCTATGTCGCGCTGCTGCCCTCGCTCGCCGCTTACATGCTCTACAATGCGGCGGTGCATGATCTGGGCGCCGGGCCGGCGGGGCAGACGATCACGCTGATGCCGCTGTTCGGCGCGCTATTGGCGGCCGGGCTGCTGGGGGAGACGCTGCACGCCTATCACCTGACCGGTATGGTGCTGATCCTGGGCGGCATCCTGATCGGCGCCTGGATGCGCCCCGGGCCGGCGCGCGGTCAGCGGTCCGGGCGGCCGTAG
- a CDS encoding O-acetylhomoserine/O-acetylserine sulfhydrylase (TIGRFAM: O-acetylhomoserine/O-acetylserine sulfhydrylase~PFAM: Cys/Met metabolism pyridoxal-phosphate-dependent enzymes) yields MDKPAYRPETLALHAGWRADPTTGAVAPPIYQTTSYQFHDAGHAARLFALEELGNIYTRIGNPTTAILEDRIAALEGGAAALAVASGQAASAYAIQNLARAGDNIVAGTHLYGGTWNLFANTLRDQGIEVRFVDPADPQGFVAASDDRTRAWYVETLPNPKLVVCPIAELAAAGRPIGIPLIVDNTAAPLIARPLDHGAAIVVYSTTKYIGGHGTSIGGVIVDGGNFDWEAFPDRQPNLNTPDPSYHGAVWAQAAKPLGPIAYILRARTILLRDLGAALSPFNAFQILQGLETLPLRMPRHCENALAVVRFLSGRADVTRVIHPSVQTGEERARADRVLTGGQGGLLGFELAGGVEAGRRFIDALRLFYHVANIGDARSLAIHPASTTHSQLSAEEQAAAGVSPGYVRLSIGLEHIDDILADLDQALRAAG; encoded by the coding sequence ATGGACAAGCCCGCTTACCGCCCCGAGACCCTGGCGCTGCACGCCGGCTGGCGCGCCGATCCGACGACGGGGGCGGTGGCGCCGCCCATCTACCAGACGACCTCGTACCAGTTCCACGATGCCGGCCACGCCGCGCGGCTGTTCGCGCTGGAGGAGCTGGGCAACATCTATACCCGCATCGGCAACCCGACCACGGCGATCCTCGAGGACCGCATCGCTGCGCTCGAAGGCGGCGCGGCGGCGCTGGCGGTCGCGTCGGGGCAGGCGGCCTCGGCCTATGCGATCCAGAACCTCGCCCGCGCCGGCGACAATATCGTTGCCGGCACGCATCTCTATGGCGGCACCTGGAACCTGTTCGCCAACACGCTGCGCGATCAGGGGATCGAGGTGCGCTTCGTCGATCCGGCCGATCCGCAGGGCTTCGTCGCCGCCTCCGACGACCGCACCCGCGCCTGGTATGTCGAGACGCTGCCCAATCCCAAGCTGGTCGTCTGCCCGATCGCCGAACTGGCCGCCGCGGGCCGGCCGATCGGCATCCCGCTGATCGTCGACAACACCGCCGCGCCGCTGATCGCCCGTCCGCTCGACCATGGCGCCGCGATCGTCGTCTATTCGACGACCAAATATATCGGCGGGCACGGTACCTCGATCGGCGGCGTCATCGTCGACGGCGGCAATTTCGACTGGGAGGCCTTTCCCGATCGGCAACCCAATCTCAACACGCCCGATCCCAGCTACCACGGCGCCGTCTGGGCGCAGGCGGCCAAGCCGCTCGGGCCGATCGCCTATATCTTGCGCGCCCGCACGATCCTGTTGCGCGACCTCGGCGCGGCGCTGTCGCCGTTCAACGCCTTCCAGATCCTGCAGGGGCTGGAGACGCTGCCGCTGCGCATGCCCCGCCATTGCGAGAACGCGCTGGCGGTGGTGCGCTTCCTGTCCGGCCGCGCCGACGTGACCCGGGTGATCCACCCGTCGGTCCAGACCGGCGAGGAGCGGGCGCGGGCCGACCGCGTCCTGACCGGCGGGCAGGGCGGCCTGCTCGGTTTCGAGCTGGCGGGCGGGGTCGAGGCCGGGCGCCGCTTCATCGACGCGCTGCGCCTGTTCTACCATGTCGCCAATATCGGCGACGCGCGCAGCCTGGCGATCCACCCGGCCAGCACCACCCATTCGCAGCTCTCGGCCGAGGAGCAGGCGGCGGCCGGCGTCTCGCCCGGCTATGTCCGGCTGTCGATCGGGCTCGAGCATATCGACGACATCCTCGCCGATCTCGACCAGGCGCTGCGCGCGGCCGGCTGA